Proteins co-encoded in one Acidobacteriota bacterium genomic window:
- a CDS encoding GNAT family N-acetyltransferase: MDLQTERLNIRELNSASDAEFICALLNSPKFIKYIGDRGVRSGWEAADFIENRYRTSYRDHGYGLYAVELKDGTPIGICGFVRRDTLPGPDIGFAFLPEFEHQGFGYESAAAMMKYGRDTFEFTTVYAITSPDNDASGSLLEKLGFSFDRMIANGDQTVKLFVSTS; the protein is encoded by the coding sequence ATGGATCTACAAACTGAAAGGCTCAATATTCGCGAATTGAACTCCGCTTCCGACGCGGAGTTTATTTGTGCTCTGCTTAACAGTCCTAAATTCATCAAGTACATCGGCGACCGAGGAGTACGTTCCGGGTGGGAAGCCGCCGATTTTATCGAGAATCGATATCGTACAAGCTATCGCGATCACGGCTACGGCCTTTACGCGGTTGAGCTTAAAGACGGAACACCGATAGGAATTTGCGGTTTTGTCCGCCGTGACACTCTGCCCGGGCCCGATATCGGCTTTGCGTTCCTACCGGAATTTGAGCATCAGGGATTTGGCTACGAATCCGCGGCCGCGATGATGAAATACGGCCGCGACACATTCGAATTTACTACGGTCTACGCTATTACTTCGCCCGACAACGACGCGTCCGGCAGCTTATTGGAAAAGCTCGGTTTCTCCTTCGACAGAATGATCGCGAACGGCGACCAAACTGTAAAACTCTTTGTTTCAACTTCCTAG
- the lipA gene encoding lipoyl synthase produces MIEETVLVEKFLNRKERGRLAKPDWLKIKLGDPKNQNAVLELIDGLNLHTVCQEAKCPNIFECWTDKTATFMLGGDTCTRHCGFCAVNKGKPMDLDPMEPTHVAEAVKHLDLKHAVITSVNRDDLPDGGSMHWAETITKVREMNPTCKVEVLIPDFNGDEAALNNVLVARPDVLNHNTETIARLYRRVRPDAKYNQTLELLERSAHFRDTQFPEMKTKSGIMAGLGETFEEVVDLMKDLRSVYCDIMTIGQYLQPYEKRLPVERYVTPAEFAEWRAIGLAMGFKHVESSPLTRSSYHAREQAE; encoded by the coding sequence ATGATCGAAGAAACAGTTTTAGTCGAAAAATTTCTTAATCGAAAAGAGCGTGGCCGACTCGCGAAGCCCGACTGGCTCAAGATCAAGCTCGGCGACCCGAAGAATCAGAATGCCGTCCTCGAACTGATCGATGGCCTCAATCTGCACACCGTCTGCCAGGAAGCCAAATGCCCCAACATTTTCGAATGCTGGACGGACAAGACCGCGACATTCATGCTCGGAGGCGATACGTGTACGCGGCATTGCGGATTCTGTGCCGTCAATAAAGGCAAGCCGATGGATCTCGACCCGATGGAACCAACCCACGTCGCCGAGGCTGTCAAACATCTCGACCTCAAACACGCTGTTATCACTTCGGTAAATCGCGACGACCTGCCGGATGGCGGTTCGATGCATTGGGCGGAGACGATCACTAAAGTTCGCGAGATGAATCCGACCTGCAAGGTCGAGGTGCTGATCCCTGATTTTAACGGAGATGAAGCTGCTCTAAACAACGTCCTCGTCGCTCGCCCGGACGTCCTCAATCACAATACCGAAACGATCGCCCGGCTTTACCGGCGAGTTCGCCCGGACGCAAAATACAACCAAACGCTCGAACTGCTCGAACGCTCAGCCCATTTCCGCGACACCCAATTTCCCGAAATGAAAACCAAAAGCGGCATAATGGCCGGGCTAGGCGAGACTTTTGAGGAAGTCGTCGATCTCATGAAAGACCTCCGCAGCGTTTACTGCGACATCATGACCATCGGCCAATACCTACAGCCGTACGAAAAACGCCTGCCCGTCGAACGATACGTCACGCCCGCAGAATTCGCCGAATGGAGAGCCATCGGCCTCGCTATGGGATTCAAACATGTCGAATCTTCGCCGCTGACGCGGAGTTCTTATCATGCGAGGGAGCAGGCTGAGTAA
- a CDS encoding superoxide dismutase, whose amino-acid sequence MGTSTTYTAKTFDLSDLTGISNETLAMHFKLYEGYVTNTNVLNQRIADLIGTGTLDPTQSAAFSELKRRFGFEYNGMVLHEYYFENMQKHGTGDPSTGDQFVNAATDSFGDYDVWKADFMNTGKMRGVGWAAVYQDPSNGQISNHWINLHETGNVAGYKPILIMDVWEHAFIKDYAPVDRPKYIEAFFANINWDVVNSRLG is encoded by the coding sequence ATGGGAACAAGCACGACATACACAGCAAAAACATTTGACCTCAGCGACCTGACCGGCATCTCGAACGAGACGCTGGCCATGCACTTCAAGCTTTACGAGGGCTACGTAACCAACACCAACGTCCTCAACCAACGCATCGCCGATCTTATTGGAACCGGAACACTGGACCCAACCCAGTCAGCCGCTTTCAGCGAGCTAAAGCGCAGATTTGGTTTCGAATACAACGGCATGGTTCTGCACGAATATTACTTCGAAAACATGCAGAAACACGGCACCGGCGATCCGTCAACGGGCGATCAGTTTGTAAATGCGGCGACCGACAGCTTTGGCGATTACGACGTTTGGAAAGCTGATTTCATGAACACCGGCAAAATGCGCGGCGTAGGTTGGGCAGCGGTTTACCAGGATCCGTCAAACGGACAGATCTCGAACCACTGGATCAACCTCCACGAAACCGGAAACGTCGCCGGGTACAAACCGATCCTCATCATGGACGTCTGGGAGCATGCCTTCATCAAAGACTACGCCCCGGTCGACCGCCCGAAATATATCGAGGCATTTTTTGCGAACATCAATTGGGATGTTGTGAATTCACGATTGGGCTAG
- a CDS encoding (2Fe-2S)-binding protein: MPKIIAETAAGQVAFEAASGRKLVLALEDNGVDILHRCGGNARCTTCRVEVLSGDPGEILEAEAGILASKSDLNDHTRLSCQIHIADDLHVKVINQASVAGIDAGTRPEE, encoded by the coding sequence ATGCCAAAAATCATTGCCGAAACGGCAGCTGGACAGGTGGCCTTTGAGGCGGCGAGCGGGCGAAAGCTGGTTCTGGCGCTTGAGGACAACGGAGTCGACATACTGCACCGCTGCGGCGGAAATGCACGCTGCACGACCTGCCGCGTCGAGGTTTTGTCGGGCGATCCGGGCGAGATACTCGAGGCCGAGGCCGGAATTCTTGCGTCCAAGTCTGATCTCAACGATCACACGCGTTTGTCTTGCCAAATACACATCGCAGACGACCTACACGTTAAAGTAATCAACCAGGCAAGCGTTGCCGGTATCGACGCCGGAACGCGGCCTGAAGAATAA
- the truA gene encoding tRNA pseudouridine(38-40) synthase TruA gives MPTWKLEIEYEGTRYRGWQIQHNAKSIQGEFMEAARQLFSERVDFFGAGRTDAGVHAIRQIAHLKVPQIKVDLTPRTIQYEFNDLLPHDINIVKVSNAPDEFHARHDAVERSYLYQISTRRTAFGKNFVWWIKDRLDAKAMAEAAKLVLGKHDFRSFCETEEGKRQSTVVEVTHSEIFVDGDLICYRIGASHFLWKMVRRITGMLAEVGRGNLSFDGFERLLKFQSDVPAKYTAPPSGLFLEKVLYKGDSFSPERKSMLTVR, from the coding sequence ATGCCAACCTGGAAACTAGAGATCGAATACGAAGGAACCCGATATCGCGGCTGGCAGATACAGCATAATGCGAAGTCGATACAGGGCGAATTCATGGAAGCCGCGCGGCAGTTATTCTCGGAACGCGTCGATTTTTTTGGAGCGGGACGAACTGACGCCGGCGTTCACGCGATCAGGCAGATCGCCCATCTAAAGGTGCCGCAGATCAAGGTCGATCTCACGCCTCGAACCATTCAATACGAATTCAACGACCTGCTGCCGCACGATATCAACATCGTAAAAGTCTCGAATGCCCCGGACGAATTCCACGCCCGTCACGATGCGGTAGAGAGAAGTTACCTATATCAAATATCGACCCGGCGAACGGCGTTCGGTAAAAACTTCGTCTGGTGGATCAAAGACCGCCTTGATGCTAAGGCAATGGCTGAGGCCGCTAAATTAGTGCTCGGCAAACACGATTTCCGCTCATTCTGCGAAACCGAAGAAGGCAAACGCCAATCGACCGTCGTTGAGGTAACGCATTCCGAGATCTTCGTCGACGGCGACCTGATCTGCTACCGCATCGGAGCCTCGCATTTCCTCTGGAAAATGGTCCGACGCATCACCGGAATGCTCGCCGAGGTCGGCCGTGGGAATCTCAGTTTTGACGGATTTGAGCGGCTACTAAAATTTCAGTCGGACGTTCCGGCCAAATACACAGCACCGCCGTCTGGTCTGTTTCTGGAAAAGGTTTTGTACAAAGGCGACAGCTTTTCGCCCGAGCGAAAATCAATGTTAACGGTGCGCTAA
- a CDS encoding acyl-CoA thioesterase encodes MEQEQIRDAAIRLTMMPRDTNAHGTVFGGVILSYIDVAGGVEAVRHTKHERFVTVAMKEVIFHEPVFIGDLVSFYATTVKVGKTSITVHVEVEAERFGNKGEVVRVTSADLIFVAINEKREKVAIGK; translated from the coding sequence ATGGAACAAGAACAAATAAGAGATGCCGCAATTCGCCTGACGATGATGCCGCGCGATACTAACGCTCACGGCACCGTTTTCGGCGGCGTGATCCTCAGTTATATCGACGTCGCAGGCGGCGTTGAGGCGGTGCGGCATACAAAACACGAGCGTTTCGTGACCGTGGCGATGAAAGAGGTCATTTTTCATGAACCGGTCTTCATCGGCGATCTGGTCAGTTTTTACGCCACGACTGTTAAGGTCGGCAAGACCTCGATCACGGTCCATGTCGAAGTCGAAGCCGAGCGGTTTGGGAATAAGGGCGAGGTCGTTCGGGTTACATCCGCCGATCTGATCTTTGTCGCCATCAACGAGAAGCGCGAAAAAGTCGCAATAGGAAAATAA
- a CDS encoding alpha/beta fold hydrolase produces the protein MYPKGNLFIPASHGQLEAILKEPAGEPRGVGLVCHPHPLGGGTMHNKVVFRAAAGLVDAGLTTFRFNFRGVGGSTGEHNEIEGGREDVADVLDYITENYPAQDLTLAGFSFGSRTALEVGYNDDRIARLISIGTPIDKYGDYEFLLQTTKPILFIHGDRDEFGSLERLKKLVDEVSNNADTELVVFENCGHFFDEHLNDLRETIRKWAEEKLTADKRR, from the coding sequence ATGTATCCAAAAGGCAATCTATTCATTCCGGCATCGCACGGCCAGCTTGAAGCGATATTGAAGGAACCCGCAGGCGAACCTCGCGGCGTTGGCCTCGTCTGCCATCCGCATCCGCTCGGCGGCGGGACGATGCATAATAAGGTGGTGTTTCGGGCAGCGGCGGGTTTGGTCGATGCGGGACTCACAACATTCAGGTTCAACTTTCGCGGCGTTGGCGGCTCGACCGGTGAGCATAACGAGATCGAAGGCGGACGCGAAGACGTCGCCGATGTTCTCGATTACATAACCGAGAATTATCCCGCCCAGGATTTGACGCTCGCGGGATTTTCTTTCGGCTCGCGAACCGCTCTCGAGGTCGGCTACAACGACGACCGCATCGCTCGCCTGATCAGTATCGGAACGCCGATCGATAAGTACGGCGATTACGAATTCCTGTTGCAAACCACAAAACCGATCCTCTTCATCCACGGCGACCGCGACGAATTCGGCTCGCTCGAAAGGCTGAAAAAGCTGGTAGATGAGGTGTCGAATAATGCAGATACGGAATTAGTAGTCTTCGAAAACTGCGGCCATTTCTTTGACGAGCACTTGAACGATCTCCGGGAAACGATACGCAAATGGGCCGAAGAAAAATTAACCGCAGATAAACGCAGATGA
- a CDS encoding AI-2E family transporter, with protein sequence MKELKVTGVEEPELTRVRGTEPVSVKLDPSSPSIRSIARVVVVTLLILFVAGSVQTIISSVASLFFLIILSVFFAYLIDPLVKLIRKPFKVRNLEKWMPRSFAIVLAYILVFTVVGITISNIAPKAVEQAKEFGTNVPGYAQSLRTRVNELNQRFDRLRIPDEVQAELSKKVSDLGGAITASVGGTVLMSVTYLPWILLVPILAFFFLKDVNQFRLAVLRMFPAGRWRYRAEAVMADVNTTLAAYTRAQLISCVIIAVICTAGFYVLGLKYALLLGILAGIFEFVPLLGPVTIGLIVTTTAAASDDPWKALYVAIFLIVLRIIHDYVTYPRIVRGGIHLHPLAIILSVLAGEQVAGIPGVFLSIPLVAVATVFYRHILEHQGRRGIVSDWIEEVEPKTEEPS encoded by the coding sequence ATGAAAGAACTAAAAGTAACAGGAGTAGAGGAGCCGGAATTGACACGTGTGCGCGGTACAGAACCAGTCAGTGTCAAGCTAGATCCGTCGTCACCGTCGATACGATCGATTGCCCGTGTCGTGGTGGTAACTCTGCTGATCCTTTTTGTCGCCGGCTCGGTTCAGACGATAATCAGCTCGGTCGCTTCGCTCTTTTTCCTTATCATCTTGTCGGTATTCTTCGCGTATTTGATCGATCCGCTGGTCAAGCTTATTCGAAAGCCTTTCAAGGTACGTAACCTTGAAAAATGGATGCCGCGTTCTTTCGCGATCGTCCTGGCTTACATACTCGTCTTTACGGTCGTCGGCATTACGATCTCTAATATCGCGCCGAAGGCCGTGGAACAGGCGAAGGAATTCGGTACAAACGTTCCGGGTTACGCGCAATCGCTCCGGACTCGTGTGAATGAACTTAATCAGAGGTTCGACCGCCTTCGCATTCCTGACGAGGTACAGGCGGAGTTGAGCAAAAAGGTCAGTGATCTGGGCGGCGCGATAACGGCTTCGGTTGGTGGGACCGTGCTAATGTCTGTCACGTATCTGCCCTGGATTCTGCTGGTGCCGATACTCGCATTCTTCTTTCTAAAGGACGTAAATCAGTTTCGCCTTGCCGTTTTGCGGATGTTCCCGGCGGGCCGCTGGCGTTACCGCGCCGAGGCGGTGATGGCAGACGTAAACACGACTCTAGCCGCGTACACGCGGGCACAACTTATTTCCTGCGTAATTATTGCGGTGATCTGTACTGCCGGATTTTATGTGCTTGGGCTGAAATATGCCTTACTGCTCGGAATTCTGGCTGGAATATTCGAGTTCGTGCCGCTTCTTGGGCCTGTCACGATAGGACTCATCGTTACCACCACAGCCGCCGCATCAGACGATCCCTGGAAGGCTCTCTATGTTGCGATCTTCCTGATCGTGCTTCGCATCATTCACGATTACGTGACGTATCCGCGAATCGTCAGGGGCGGGATCCACTTGCACCCGCTGGCGATAATTCTGTCTGTCCTCGCCGGTGAACAGGTTGCCGGGATCCCCGGAGTTTTTCTTTCGATCCCATTGGTTGCGGTTGCAACTGTCTTTTACCGCCACATTCTCGAACACCAGGGCCGCCGAGGCATTGTTTCCGACTGGATCGAGGAAGTGGAACCAAAAACGGAGGAACCGTCCTAA
- the lpxK gene encoding tetraacyldisaccharide 4'-kinase, translated as MIITDMLSLIGHIYGRVADLRNRLYDRGILESFDLGARTISIGNITTGGTGKTPLVAYVANLLADGGEKVCILTRGYGRKDPSKRVLVSDGNEILATPEESGDEPFELAKKLPGKAIIIADADRVAAAEWAIRKFGVTTFVLDDGFQHRRAKRDVDIVCIDATEPFGRRQMLPAGRLREPIENLRRSDVVVISRADLASIDNLRFEIADLNPDIPIFTTMNRISRVLSLRSDLDGSVDVESRRALAFCGLGNPENFYALLRRDGFAVTETRSFRDHHIYSQADVKVLEGLAKDCRAEIFLTTAKDAVKLSAVEFELPCYVVEIDIEINDPAAFAQIL; from the coding sequence ATGATAATTACCGACATGCTCTCGCTCATCGGACATATCTATGGAAGAGTCGCCGATCTTCGTAACCGCCTCTACGACCGCGGCATTCTGGAATCCTTCGATCTCGGAGCTCGAACAATAAGTATTGGCAACATCACGACCGGCGGAACCGGGAAAACTCCGCTCGTTGCTTACGTCGCAAACCTGCTCGCAGATGGTGGCGAAAAAGTCTGCATCCTGACACGCGGATATGGGCGGAAAGATCCGTCAAAACGGGTCTTGGTTTCTGATGGCAATGAGATACTTGCCACGCCGGAGGAATCGGGCGACGAACCATTCGAACTTGCGAAGAAGCTTCCCGGAAAGGCGATCATAATTGCCGACGCGGACCGCGTTGCCGCGGCAGAGTGGGCAATTCGAAAATTCGGCGTGACCACCTTCGTTCTGGATGATGGATTTCAACACCGCCGGGCAAAGCGCGATGTCGATATTGTCTGCATCGACGCGACGGAGCCGTTTGGCCGGCGCCAGATGCTTCCCGCAGGCCGGCTTCGCGAGCCGATCGAAAATCTCCGCCGCTCTGACGTTGTCGTGATCTCAAGAGCCGACCTGGCAAGCATTGATAATCTGAGATTTGAGATCGCTGATCTAAACCCAGACATACCGATCTTCACCACCATGAACAGGATCTCAAGGGTGTTGTCGCTTCGATCCGATCTTGACGGCTCCGTGGACGTCGAGTCACGACGGGCCCTTGCCTTTTGTGGGCTTGGAAATCCGGAGAATTTTTATGCTCTCTTGCGCCGCGATGGTTTCGCCGTGACGGAGACGAGATCCTTCCGCGATCACCATATTTACTCGCAGGCTGATGTTAAGGTTTTGGAAGGGCTGGCAAAGGATTGCCGAGCCGAGATATTCCTGACAACTGCAAAAGACGCAGTGAAACTATCGGCCGTCGAATTCGAATTGCCCTGCTATGTGGTGGAGATCGATATTGAGATCAATGATCCGGCAGCGTTTGCGCAAATTCTTTAG
- the trpD gene encoding anthranilate phosphoribosyltransferase, which produces MSRSDWIKSAPTSATSDKANTPLFPFLVKLLHGDDLSMKEAAGFFRALTSGESGSNQVAAALTAITAKGETDEELAGMASVMKELATKVRAPKNAMDIAGTGSSAAKTFNVSTAAAIVAAGAGLTIAKQSNRGVTSKSGSADVLAELGVKIANDPTMAQTSLNTGMCFLFPPKFHPELRRLADIRGRLGIRTCLNILGLLANPAGVSRQLIGVWHRSLVVPTANALALLKTDTAWVVHGEDGLDEVTLTGKTHVATIQNGEVHSYVVSPKDFGLKAAATSHLKGATAKESAAIIKDILASRRRDEARSLVVLNAATALIVGGIAKDPMQAARLAEQSIDSGQAQNKLDRLVQITNKRSQP; this is translated from the coding sequence ATGTCTCGTTCAGACTGGATCAAATCGGCCCCCACGAGTGCTACGAGCGATAAAGCGAACACGCCGCTGTTCCCTTTTCTCGTTAAGCTTTTGCACGGCGACGATCTGTCGATGAAGGAAGCGGCGGGATTTTTTCGCGCGTTGACGAGCGGTGAATCCGGTTCAAACCAGGTCGCCGCCGCCTTGACCGCGATTACTGCCAAGGGTGAAACCGACGAAGAGCTTGCCGGCATGGCAAGCGTGATGAAAGAACTCGCAACCAAGGTCCGCGCTCCAAAAAATGCAATGGACATCGCCGGAACCGGTTCGTCGGCGGCAAAAACCTTTAACGTTTCGACCGCTGCCGCTATCGTGGCCGCCGGTGCGGGCCTGACCATTGCAAAACAATCTAATCGCGGCGTGACCAGCAAATCCGGCAGTGCCGACGTCCTGGCCGAACTCGGCGTCAAGATCGCCAATGACCCGACCATGGCCCAGACGAGCCTCAACACAGGCATGTGCTTTCTGTTTCCGCCAAAGTTCCACCCGGAACTCCGGCGGCTTGCTGATATTCGCGGGCGTCTGGGCATTCGTACGTGCCTTAATATTCTTGGGTTGCTCGCAAATCCAGCAGGCGTTTCACGCCAATTGATTGGCGTTTGGCACCGCTCGCTTGTCGTTCCTACGGCAAACGCACTTGCCTTGCTCAAGACGGACACAGCCTGGGTAGTTCACGGGGAAGACGGCCTCGACGAAGTTACGCTCACCGGAAAAACGCACGTCGCAACCATCCAGAATGGTGAAGTTCATTCGTATGTGGTTTCTCCCAAGGATTTCGGCCTGAAGGCCGCCGCGACCAGCCATCTCAAAGGCGCAACCGCAAAAGAAAGCGCGGCGATCATCAAAGATATCCTCGCCAGCCGCCGCCGCGACGAGGCCCGCTCGCTCGTTGTCTTGAACGCCGCGACCGCGCTCATCGTTGGCGGCATCGCCAAAGACCCAATGCAAGCCGCACGCCTCGCCGAGCAAAGCATCGACAGCGGCCAGGCCCAGAATAAACTTGACCGGCTCGTTCAGATCACAAACAAACGGTCGCAGCCTTGA
- a CDS encoding aminodeoxychorismate/anthranilate synthase component II produces the protein MLLVIDNYDSFTYNLVQYLGELGAQMRVVRNDEVTVDEIENDLRPERILISPGPGTPDSAGVSLSVIERFAEKLPILGVCLGHQAIGQHFGGTVVRAPEPVHGKPVEILHDGKTIFEDIPNGFAAGRYHSLIVEKENLPDCLEISAESPDGLVMALRHKTLKIEGVQFHPESILTDHGKKILQNFLEL, from the coding sequence ATGCTTTTAGTTATTGATAATTACGATTCGTTCACATACAACCTGGTCCAATACCTCGGCGAACTCGGTGCCCAAATGCGTGTCGTGCGAAACGACGAGGTCACCGTTGACGAGATCGAAAACGACCTTCGGCCGGAACGCATTCTGATCTCGCCGGGTCCGGGAACACCTGATTCCGCTGGAGTTTCACTCTCGGTGATCGAGCGATTTGCCGAAAAATTGCCGATCCTTGGCGTTTGCCTGGGCCATCAGGCGATCGGCCAGCATTTCGGCGGAACCGTCGTTAGAGCCCCTGAACCGGTTCACGGCAAACCGGTCGAGATACTGCATGACGGCAAGACCATATTTGAAGACATTCCGAACGGCTTTGCGGCCGGGCGTTATCATTCGCTGATCGTGGAAAAGGAAAACTTGCCCGATTGCCTCGAAATATCGGCAGAATCGCCCGATGGTTTAGTGATGGCTCTGCGCCACAAAACTCTAAAAATCGAGGGAGTGCAATTTCACCCGGAATCGATCCTGACCGATCATGGCAAAAAGATCTTGCAGAATTTCCTGGAGCTTTAA
- a CDS encoding SDR family oxidoreductase, which translates to MEKIFADNILQGKVAFVTGGGTGITGGVARAFAEHGAKLAITSRKEENLAAMKAEVEAFGGECFTVAADVRDYEAVENAIAKTVEHYGQIDIVVNGAAGNFLCAADQLSSNGFGTVVDIDTKGTFNVCRAAFEELKKSKGQILNISATLHYLATPMQIHVSAAKAGVDAITRNLSAEWGRHGIRVNGIAPGPIEDTEGMKRLLMPELKEKMTKKIPLGRFGRIADIENSALFLASDAASYINGVTLVVDGGQWLLGTSLM; encoded by the coding sequence ATGGAAAAAATATTCGCTGATAACATTTTACAGGGTAAGGTGGCGTTTGTAACTGGTGGCGGAACCGGGATCACGGGCGGCGTGGCTCGAGCATTTGCTGAGCATGGTGCAAAGCTTGCGATCACGAGCCGCAAGGAAGAGAATCTCGCCGCGATGAAAGCCGAGGTCGAGGCGTTTGGCGGCGAGTGCTTTACGGTCGCGGCGGATGTTCGCGATTATGAGGCGGTCGAGAATGCGATCGCTAAAACAGTCGAACATTACGGCCAGATCGACATCGTTGTGAACGGTGCCGCCGGGAATTTCCTGTGTGCGGCTGACCAGCTTTCGTCGAACGGTTTTGGTACGGTCGTCGATATCGACACCAAAGGCACTTTCAACGTCTGCCGTGCCGCGTTCGAAGAGCTGAAAAAGTCGAAAGGCCAGATCCTCAACATCTCGGCAACGCTCCACTATCTCGCCACGCCGATGCAGATCCACGTTTCAGCCGCCAAGGCCGGCGTTGACGCGATCACGCGAAACCTCTCCGCCGAATGGGGCCGCCACGGCATCCGCGTCAACGGCATCGCCCCAGGCCCGATCGAGGATACCGAAGGCATGAAACGCCTCCTGATGCCCGAGTTGAAAGAAAAAATGACTAAAAAGATACCGCTCGGCAGATTTGGGCGAATCGCGGATATCGAGAATTCGGCTCTGTTTTTAGCCTCCGATGCCGCGAGCTACATCAACGGCGTAACTTTGGTCGTTGATGGCGGACAGTGGTTGTTGGGGACGAGTTTAATGTAG
- a CDS encoding M48 family metallopeptidase, producing MLEQITELYKEAFRWYDPKRAVPSLHVSFYPYIGINHTIRIRNAEIFVRIGIICEEMPLVCHKGLAYILVGKLLRKKIPAGAREVYSAYVKSEAIRLKATDSKRTRGRKVVTSSKGSVYDLEEIFDRLNTQYFHETISKPALTWSARKTFRILGHHDATHDHITISRSLDSLTVPKYVVEYVVFHEMLHIHHPTKHINGRRYNHTPAFKRDEQKFAHYIDAEKWIERNVRKLKKDARRG from the coding sequence TTGCTCGAACAGATCACAGAACTCTACAAAGAAGCTTTCCGCTGGTACGACCCAAAGCGTGCCGTGCCGTCGCTCCACGTTTCATTTTACCCGTATATCGGCATAAATCATACAATTAGGATCCGCAATGCCGAAATTTTTGTTCGCATCGGCATCATCTGCGAGGAAATGCCGCTCGTCTGCCACAAAGGCCTCGCGTACATCCTCGTGGGAAAACTGCTCCGCAAGAAAATTCCAGCTGGCGCCCGCGAGGTCTATTCGGCTTATGTAAAATCCGAAGCGATCCGCCTAAAGGCCACCGATAGCAAGCGTACCCGGGGCCGCAAGGTAGTAACCAGCTCAAAAGGCTCGGTTTACGACCTAGAAGAGATTTTCGACCGCCTGAACACCCAATATTTCCACGAAACTATCTCAAAACCGGCCCTGACCTGGTCGGCCCGAAAAACGTTCCGCATTCTCGGCCATCACGATGCGACGCACGACCACATTACGATCAGCCGCTCGCTCGATTCCCTAACCGTGCCGAAATACGTGGTCGAATACGTCGTTTTCCACGAAATGCTCCACATCCACCACCCGACCAAACACATCAACGGCCGCCGCTACAACCACACCCCAGCGTTTAAACGCGACGAACAAAAGTTCGCGCATTACATCGACGCCGAAAAGTGGATCGAGAGAAATGTTAGAAAGCTAAAGAAAGACGCTCGTCGCGGCTGA